The Desmonostoc muscorum LEGE 12446 genome includes a region encoding these proteins:
- a CDS encoding NB-ARC domain-containing protein: MTLQNWRRKRGVALTTKGLQKIKEAKHQSEAKENFGNRYTLEEMSARSGLYSGTISKVLNREGGVDKQTIEKLFSAFSLKIDKSDYSSSNNRLDWGEAIFTSVFYGRKEELTTLEEWILDEQCRLVTVLGIGGIGKTALSVKFAQQIQENFEYVIWRSLREAPPVKVILNNLIQFLSDEQETEANLPESFSERVSRLLDYLQNNRCLVILDNAESILRSGSRAGVYREGYEEYGELLRRVGEATHQSCLLLTSREKPKEIALLEGEALPVRSLPLSGLKVAEGQEILKLKGLSAAEDQWKVMIERYAGNPLALKIVATTIQDIFDGNVTEFLQQDTAVFGDIRDVLEQQFERLSDLEKDIMYWLAINRESITLKELRDDIISPIPQAKLLEAVESLGRRSLIEKAKLTLIEKTASLFTLQPVVMEYVTTSLIEQVCEEIVTENIDLFRRHALMKATGKDYVKDTQIRLIIKPVIDGLLKTLRSKRKIENKLTQILVKLRETSPLEPGYTAGNILNLLSDLETDLSSYDFSLLTLWQADLRSVNLHNANFAHAELSKCVFAETLGGIHSVAFSPDGKLLATGDSYGGLCLYQVADGKQLLVCTGHKDWLWDVAFSPNGNTLASSSKDQTIKLWDVNTGYCLATLQGHSGGIWSVAFNPEGNILASASEDQTVKLWDISTGQCLKTLQGNNSRVSSITFTPDGQTLASGCHDRTVKLWDISTGECLKTLQGHNGGIWSVSFSPDGLTLASGSHDRTVKLWDITTGECLKTLEEHTDCVYSVFFSPDGNTLASSSDDKTVKLWDISTGLCTATLWGHSSRVWSVVFNADNCIVASGSSDQTVRLWDARTGQCLKTLQGYSSGIWSVTFSVDGHILVSGSGNKIVKLWDIDTGQCVKTLRGHSHRVTSVALSSNNSLLASGSEDQTIKLWNVSTGQCLKTLRRHSNWVTSVAFSPNCQMIASGSDDHTVKLWDVNTGQCIQTLEGHLDKVWSVAFNLNGQTLASGSIDQTLKLWDVNTGQCIQTLKGHDDLVWSIAYSPDYRILASASSDQTIKLWDASSGQCIQTLKGHNSSVYSATFSPDNCILASGSEDQTVKLWDLRTGQCLKSLEGHTQLVWSVVFSPNGQILASGSQDDTIKIWDVKTGECIKTLRNQRPYEGVNITGVTGITQAQKISLKNLGAIAYGES, translated from the coding sequence ATGACTTTACAGAATTGGAGACGCAAGCGTGGCGTTGCACTTACTACTAAAGGTTTGCAAAAAATTAAGGAAGCAAAGCATCAGTCAGAAGCAAAAGAAAATTTTGGAAACAGATACACTCTCGAAGAAATGAGCGCACGCTCTGGATTATATTCCGGTACGATATCGAAAGTATTGAATCGTGAAGGAGGTGTTGACAAACAGACTATTGAGAAGCTATTTTCAGCTTTTTCCTTAAAAATAGATAAAAGTGACTATTCAAGCTCAAATAATCGTCTAGATTGGGGAGAAGCTATCTTTACATCAGTTTTTTATGGACGTAAAGAAGAACTGACTACCTTAGAGGAGTGGATTCTTGATGAACAGTGCCGATTGGTGACAGTATTAGGAATAGGAGGTATTGGTAAAACAGCACTGTCTGTAAAGTTTGCTCAACAGATTCAGGAGAACTTTGAGTATGTTATCTGGCGATCGCTACGAGAAGCCCCACCTGTTAAAGTTATTCTCAATAACTTAATTCAATTTCTCTCTGACGAACAAGAAACAGAAGCTAACTTACCAGAAAGCTTTAGCGAACGGGTATCACGACTACTTGATTATTTACAAAATAATCGTTGTTTAGTCATACTTGATAATGCAGAATCAATTCTCCGCAGTGGTAGCCGCGCCGGAGTTTATCGAGAAGGATATGAAGAATACGGTGAACTTTTAAGGCGGGTAGGAGAAGCAACTCACCAAAGCTGCTTATTGCTCACTAGTCGGGAAAAACCGAAAGAAATAGCATTGCTCGAAGGAGAAGCACTACCTGTTCGCTCATTACCACTAAGTGGTTTAAAAGTGGCGGAAGGGCAAGAAATCTTAAAACTCAAAGGGCTATCTGCGGCAGAAGATCAATGGAAAGTCATGATTGAACGCTATGCAGGCAATCCATTAGCCTTGAAGATAGTTGCCACCACCATTCAAGATATTTTTGATGGTAACGTAACTGAATTTTTGCAACAAGACACAGCTGTTTTTGGGGACATTCGTGATGTTTTAGAGCAGCAGTTTGAGCGCTTGTCAGATTTAGAAAAGGACATAATGTATTGGCTAGCGATTAATCGCGAGTCGATAACACTAAAAGAATTGCGGGATGATATTATATCACCAATACCCCAAGCAAAATTACTAGAGGCTGTAGAATCTTTGGGAAGGCGATCGCTAATCGAGAAAGCTAAGCTGACACTCATTGAAAAAACTGCATCGCTTTTTACGCTCCAGCCTGTGGTTATGGAATATGTGACTACTAGCTTGATAGAACAAGTTTGTGAAGAGATAGTCACTGAGAATATTGATTTATTCAGGCGTCACGCTCTCATGAAGGCCACGGGTAAAGATTATGTTAAAGATACTCAAATTCGCCTGATTATCAAACCAGTTATAGATGGGCTGCTGAAGACTTTAAGAAGTAAAAGAAAAATTGAAAATAAGTTAACTCAAATTCTAGTAAAACTCCGAGAGACATCGCCCCTAGAGCCAGGTTACACAGCAGGCAATATTCTGAATCTACTTTCCGATCTGGAAACTGATCTAAGTAGCTATGATTTTTCTTTGTTGACGCTTTGGCAAGCAGATCTCCGAAGTGTGAATTTGCATAATGCAAATTTTGCTCATGCTGAGCTAAGTAAGTGCGTTTTTGCGGAAACACTGGGGGGCATTCATTCAGTAGCATTTAGCCCAGATGGAAAATTATTAGCTACCGGGGATAGCTATGGTGGGCTTTGCCTTTATCAAGTTGCAGATGGAAAGCAATTGCTTGTTTGCACTGGACATAAAGATTGGCTCTGGGATGTTGCATTCAGTCCAAATGGAAATACCCTTGCTAGCAGTAGTAAGGATCAAACAATCAAGCTATGGGACGTGAATACCGGGTATTGTCTGGCAACCTTACAGGGACATAGCGGTGGAATTTGGTCTGTTGCGTTCAACCCTGAAGGTAACATTCTTGCCAGTGCAAGTGAAGACCAAACAGTAAAACTGTGGGATATCAGCACTGGTCAATGCCTTAAAACTTTGCAGGGGAATAATAGTCGAGTTTCATCAATTACTTTTACCCCAGATGGTCAAACTTTGGCCAGTGGTTGTCATGACCGAACAGTGAAATTGTGGGATATCAGCACTGGTGAATGCCTCAAGACTTTACAAGGGCATAACGGTGGAATTTGGTCAGTTAGTTTCAGCCCAGATGGTCTAACCTTGGCTAGTGGCAGCCATGACCGAACAGTTAAGTTATGGGATATCACCACTGGTGAATGTCTCAAGACTTTAGAGGAGCATACTGATTGTGTGTATTCCGTTTTTTTCAGCCCGGATGGGAATACACTAGCAAGTAGCAGTGATGACAAAACAGTAAAGCTTTGGGACATCTCTACAGGTCTTTGCACAGCAACGCTATGGGGACACAGTAGCAGAGTCTGGTCAGTTGTTTTTAATGCAGACAATTGTATAGTTGCTAGCGGCAGTAGTGACCAAACAGTAAGGTTGTGGGATGCTAGAACTGGTCAATGCCTTAAGACCTTGCAGGGTTACAGTAGTGGAATATGGTCAGTAACCTTCAGTGTTGATGGTCACATACTTGTGAGTGGCAGTGGAAATAAAATTGTTAAGCTGTGGGATATTGATACTGGTCAGTGCGTTAAAACTTTACGTGGGCATAGTCATAGAGTCACATCAGTTGCTCTCAGTTCAAATAATTCACTCCTTGCCAGTGGTAGCGAGGATCAAACAATAAAGCTGTGGAATGTCAGCACTGGTCAATGTCTTAAAACTTTGCGAAGGCATAGTAATTGGGTTACATCGGTTGCTTTTAGTCCAAACTGTCAGATGATTGCTAGTGGTAGTGATGACCATACAGTAAAACTATGGGATGTCAACACTGGACAATGCATTCAGACTTTGGAGGGGCATCTTGATAAGGTATGGTCTGTCGCTTTTAATCTCAACGGCCAGACCTTAGCAAGTGGTAGTATTGACCAGACATTAAAACTGTGGGATGTCAACACTGGACAATGCATTCAGACTTTGAAGGGACACGATGACTTAGTGTGGTCAATAGCCTATAGTCCTGATTATCGTATTCTAGCCAGTGCTAGCAGTGACCAAACAATAAAGCTATGGGATGCCAGTAGTGGGCAATGCATTCAGACCTTAAAAGGACATAATAGTTCTGTATACTCAGCTACCTTTAGTCCCGATAATTGCATACTTGCAAGTGGTAGTGAAGATCAAACAGTGAAGTTATGGGATCTCAGGACTGGTCAATGCCTTAAAAGTTTAGAAGGACATACGCAATTAGTTTGGTCTGTTGTCTTCAGTCCCAACGGGCAAATTCTAGCTAGTGGTAGTCAGGATGATACTATTAAAATCTGGGATGTCAAAACTGGTGAATGCATAAAAACTTTGAGAAATCAAAGACCCTATGAAGGTGTCAATATCACAGGTGTTACAGGTATAACTCAAGCTCAGAAAATTTCTTTGAAAAATTTAGGAGCGATCGCTTATGGGGAAAGTTAG
- a CDS encoding RepB family protein has protein sequence MNKTAVERFSSLATSTKKRTLKRITINLASDEAQNLEKYCEQTGKTATDVIQELIRGLP, from the coding sequence ATGAATAAGACCGCCGTCGAGAGATTTTCCAGTTTAGCAACCTCCACAAAGAAAAGGACGCTTAAGCGAATCACTATAAACCTGGCATCAGATGAAGCCCAGAACCTTGAAAAATATTGTGAACAGACAGGGAAAACAGCAACGGATGTGATTCAGGAACTCATTCGAGGGTTGCCATAA
- a CDS encoding ribbon-helix-helix protein, CopG family produces MNKKWAVKRITVNLASNEAKNLEKYCEQTGRPATDVIRELIRALPVMK; encoded by the coding sequence ATGAACAAAAAATGGGCGGTCAAGCGAATCACTGTAAACTTGGCATCCAACGAAGCCAAAAACCTTGAAAAGTATTGTGAACAGACGGGCAGACCAGCAACGGATGTGATTAGAGAACTCATTCGAGCGTTACCAGTAATGAAATGA
- a CDS encoding sterol desaturase family protein, whose translation MLEAIAVAWLLLFFGDFLSTFFYHVPEHVFGSLHLKTHHSWKKDFRHYAILTFNPQVLLDGILGALPYILIAVVLWSFSPIGVIFGLLLGQFHVWWRHISVLGWQTPKPVNILCQILFITTPERHWLHHHKTNLGFGDIFTFFEQPAQIWLRWLRLLRLRLGYSRI comes from the coding sequence ATGCTTGAGGCTATCGCTGTTGCTTGGTTATTACTATTCTTTGGCGATTTCCTATCTACATTCTTTTACCACGTACCCGAGCATGTTTTTGGTAGCCTTCATTTAAAAACGCACCACTCCTGGAAGAAAGACTTTCGTCACTACGCTATTTTGACTTTCAATCCCCAGGTTCTTTTAGATGGTATCTTGGGAGCTTTGCCTTACATACTGATAGCAGTAGTTCTCTGGTCTTTTTCTCCCATCGGCGTTATCTTTGGACTACTGCTTGGTCAGTTTCATGTGTGGTGGAGACACATAAGTGTCTTGGGTTGGCAAACTCCAAAGCCTGTAAATATTTTATGCCAAATTCTATTTATTACTACTCCTGAAAGACACTGGTTACATCATCACAAAACTAATTTGGGTTTTGGCGATATTTTTACCTTCTTTGAACAACCCGCACAAATCTGGTTACGCTGGCTACGCCTGCTGAGGCTTCGTTTGGGCTACTCTCGTATTTAA
- a CDS encoding AbrB family transcriptional regulator produces the protein MNQSVSVAPKLEEDTHKNPAVTKQQLFVKQSIVLTLEILLALPVGLLLAKFHIGGIAWIFAGIAAGIVVLQGCRVFYEYSPKPNRTARKVGMALVGLTVGASNAHANLANVASGIPIFILLTLFLLLSGSCIGYIYSRVSKTNLLTAMLATVPGGVGIMAAIAADYNKDVTLVALVQAIRVTSVVFLFPFIARTLVGNSWNLQTLPVKSALLNFDPSQLGLLLLLLLITGLVVYSAILFKIPAGDFFGALLIGIGFNPLLSSLPFVSDISFSPPPLINLFGQMLLGITIGEYWGDKPNFTKRTVGYALMSVTMTLASGAIAAILAMQLTSWDWLTCLLVTAPGGSAEMILVSLALNHHVEIVTTGHLVRLIAINSSLPLWVYLFRCLDKQLSKAA, from the coding sequence ATGAATCAAAGCGTCAGTGTTGCTCCCAAGCTAGAAGAAGACACTCATAAAAATCCTGCTGTTACCAAACAACAGTTATTTGTAAAACAATCAATTGTTCTGACGTTGGAAATACTTCTAGCATTGCCTGTGGGCTTACTTCTAGCAAAGTTTCACATTGGTGGGATTGCTTGGATATTTGCTGGGATTGCAGCTGGTATAGTGGTTCTTCAAGGGTGTCGAGTTTTCTATGAATATTCTCCCAAACCTAACCGCACCGCCAGAAAGGTGGGAATGGCACTTGTAGGCTTAACTGTCGGCGCTTCCAATGCTCATGCTAATTTAGCTAACGTTGCCTCTGGTATTCCCATCTTTATTTTACTCACTTTGTTTCTGCTGTTAAGTGGCAGTTGCATTGGTTACATATACTCCCGCGTTAGCAAAACCAACTTATTGACAGCAATGCTGGCTACAGTTCCAGGTGGTGTGGGGATTATGGCAGCGATCGCAGCTGATTACAATAAAGATGTTACCTTGGTTGCTTTAGTTCAAGCCATTCGCGTTACCTCAGTAGTTTTTCTGTTTCCCTTCATCGCCAGAACATTAGTTGGTAATTCCTGGAATCTGCAAACACTACCCGTCAAAAGTGCTTTGCTGAATTTCGATCCATCTCAACTAGGATTACTTTTATTACTACTCCTAATCACGGGATTAGTAGTTTATTCGGCTATATTGTTCAAAATTCCCGCTGGCGATTTTTTTGGTGCATTGTTAATTGGTATCGGGTTTAATCCTTTGCTCAGTTCGCTGCCTTTTGTGAGTGATATTAGCTTTAGTCCGCCGCCCTTAATTAACTTATTCGGTCAAATGCTACTGGGAATTACTATTGGTGAGTATTGGGGAGACAAACCCAACTTTACCAAGCGGACTGTGGGCTATGCTTTGATGTCTGTGACAATGACCCTCGCAAGTGGAGCGATCGCTGCTATACTTGCCATGCAATTAACCTCTTGGGACTGGTTAACCTGTCTTTTAGTCACAGCACCAGGAGGCTCAGCAGAAATGATCTTAGTTTCTCTAGCATTAAATCATCATGTTGAAATTGTCACAACTGGTCATTTAGTGCGACTAATTGCGATTAACAGTTCTTTACCTCTTTGGGTGTATTTATTTCGCTGTCTGGATAAGCAACTTTCAAAAGCAGCTTAA
- a CDS encoding DUF1838 domain-containing protein — translation MVAQIQELEAQHWVKTRSSLDPSESTFLIWKGKIYAFIPGEKRQLLFKIFGLSVSRCIPTAEGSWDFTSRELTYYLNPQTEEVLAKWENPWTGEIVPVLHVANNPVQGIFKGNFPALVDGDSTTFIFDIFPYYPNPLADDRKFAEYSPHPIYQAAELFKLTVPTADLFNPALSSVSELKLSWDRIGQWLPWMKMGDRPGQLIYSAFGSKVKGLTELPPFLQEEINNRIPLYKKAPKGFIDGEDMTSWLYFQKHFQAYLAGEIFPLPQAEEL, via the coding sequence ATGGTTGCCCAAATCCAAGAACTTGAAGCACAGCACTGGGTGAAAACTCGTTCTTCCCTCGATCCTAGCGAATCCACTTTCCTGATCTGGAAAGGTAAAATTTATGCTTTTATCCCCGGCGAGAAAAGACAACTTTTGTTTAAAATATTCGGATTGAGCGTTAGCAGGTGTATTCCCACGGCAGAAGGTAGCTGGGATTTTACTTCTAGGGAACTGACTTACTACCTAAATCCACAAACAGAGGAAGTTTTGGCCAAATGGGAGAATCCTTGGACAGGGGAGATAGTTCCGGTGCTTCACGTTGCGAATAATCCGGTGCAGGGCATATTTAAGGGAAATTTTCCAGCCCTTGTAGATGGTGACAGTACAACTTTCATTTTTGATATATTTCCCTATTACCCCAATCCCCTAGCAGACGATCGCAAATTTGCCGAATACAGCCCACATCCTATTTATCAAGCAGCAGAATTATTTAAGTTAACCGTGCCAACGGCAGATTTATTCAATCCAGCACTTTCCTCGGTTTCTGAATTGAAACTGAGTTGGGATAGAATTGGTCAATGGCTTCCTTGGATGAAAATGGGCGATCGCCCCGGTCAACTGATCTACAGTGCTTTTGGCAGCAAAGTCAAGGGTTTAACAGAACTGCCCCCATTTCTCCAAGAGGAAATTAATAACCGTATTCCTTTATATAAAAAAGCGCCAAAGGGCTTTATCGATGGCGAAGATATGACTTCTTGGTTGTACTTCCAAAAACACTTTCAAGCTTACTTAGCTGGTGAAATCTTCCCACTTCCCCAAGCAGAAGAGTTGTAA
- a CDS encoding GNAT family N-acetyltransferase produces the protein MLIREANLADASAIAKVHVDAWRTTYSNLMPAKFLADLSYEERETKWVKILSYVAENNFTYVAENETGQIVGFASGGKERTGDCLYQGELYAIYILEKYQRQGLGHRLVSTIATRLLQSDISSMLVWVLADNPASLFYQNLGGQQVNQKQIDIGTVQLVEVGYGWIDTRRGLI, from the coding sequence ATGTTGATCCGAGAAGCCAACTTAGCCGATGCATCTGCGATCGCCAAAGTGCATGTAGACGCTTGGCGGACAACCTACAGCAACTTAATGCCAGCAAAGTTTCTGGCAGATTTATCCTATGAGGAACGAGAGACAAAATGGGTAAAAATTCTCAGCTATGTTGCTGAAAATAATTTTACCTATGTTGCTGAAAATGAAACCGGACAAATAGTTGGTTTTGCCAGTGGAGGTAAAGAGAGGACAGGCGATTGCCTTTATCAAGGTGAGTTGTACGCTATCTATATTCTGGAGAAGTACCAGCGCCAAGGTTTAGGACATCGCCTGGTTTCCACAATCGCAACCAGGCTACTCCAGTCAGATATTAGTTCGATGTTAGTCTGGGTTTTAGCCGATAACCCAGCTTCCCTCTTCTATCAAAACCTTGGTGGCCAGCAGGTGAACCAAAAGCAAATCGACATTGGCACAGTGCAGCTAGTTGAGGTTGGATATGGTTGGATCGACACGCGAAGAGGGTTAATTTAG
- a CDS encoding nucleotidyltransferase domain-containing protein → MAVPEPQRELLEQILAKLKTDDRLLGVAIAGSYLTGEMDEYSDLDLIIVVDDVHYQQVLQERQLLASKLGKLLAAFTGEHVGEPRLLICLYDDPLIHVDLKFLLLKDFQTDRVENPIVLWDQENLLTLAVLENPRNYPPLNPQWIEDRFWVWVHYGATKLGRGELFEVIDFLSFLRGQVLAPLAKVQAGLLPRGVRNLEREIPSLVSDFRETIPAKHDAQEIARSLQYTIRFYRQLRSTLEMPELIIRSQAEAASTNYLQTVINSFK, encoded by the coding sequence ATGGCTGTTCCCGAACCACAACGAGAACTACTAGAGCAAATTCTGGCAAAATTGAAGACGGATGACCGCTTGTTAGGTGTAGCGATCGCTGGTTCCTATTTAACTGGAGAAATGGATGAGTATTCCGACCTCGATCTGATTATTGTTGTCGATGATGTTCATTATCAGCAAGTTTTACAGGAGCGTCAGCTTTTAGCCAGCAAACTGGGGAAACTGCTGGCTGCTTTTACTGGCGAACACGTCGGCGAACCCAGATTGTTAATCTGTCTCTATGACGATCCTCTCATACACGTCGATTTAAAGTTTTTGCTTTTAAAAGATTTCCAAACAGACCGTGTAGAAAATCCTATTGTTCTATGGGACCAAGAAAATTTACTAACCTTGGCTGTTTTGGAGAATCCACGCAACTATCCGCCCTTAAACCCACAGTGGATTGAAGACCGCTTTTGGGTGTGGGTACACTACGGTGCAACTAAATTAGGAAGAGGCGAACTTTTTGAAGTCATTGATTTTCTTTCTTTTCTGCGTGGACAAGTCCTAGCGCCGTTAGCCAAAGTCCAGGCTGGACTGCTTCCACGCGGTGTGAGGAATCTAGAAAGGGAAATTCCATCTCTGGTGAGCGATTTTCGTGAAACTATTCCTGCTAAACACGACGCCCAAGAAATTGCGCGATCGCTCCAATATACCATTCGCTTTTACCGCCAGCTTCGCTCCACATTAGAAATGCCAGAGTTAATTATCCGCTCTCAAGCCGAAGCCGCCTCCACAAACTATCTCCAAACAGTAATAAATAGCTTTAAATAG
- the glsA gene encoding glutaminase A — protein sequence MDSSSLLNVLNDLHSQYKSLGEGAVAKYIPELAKVNPDLFGICIVTVDGQDYKVGNWEQFFTIQSISKVFAYGLALEDHGRDYILTRVGVEPTGDAFNAIILDEQSKRPYNPMVNAGAIATTSLIKGSGPTERLNRMLEMFKRYIGRDVFVDMSVFTSERSTGHRNRAMAHLMLNFGMIDPNIEQALDLYFQQCAVLVNCQDLAVMAATLANRGINPITKERAVDKPYIKDILSVMYTCGMYNFAGEWAYKIGIPAKSGICGGIIAVVPNKMGIGVFSPPLDVRGNSVRGVKVCEELSQRLGLHLFDCSGENGKLGSGG from the coding sequence ATAGACTCGTCATCACTATTAAATGTTCTCAACGACTTGCATTCCCAGTACAAGTCATTGGGTGAAGGTGCAGTAGCGAAGTACATTCCGGAACTGGCAAAGGTAAACCCAGACTTGTTTGGTATTTGCATTGTCACCGTAGATGGTCAGGATTACAAAGTTGGGAACTGGGAGCAGTTCTTTACCATTCAGTCGATTTCCAAAGTATTTGCTTATGGACTTGCCTTAGAAGATCATGGACGGGATTACATATTGACTAGAGTTGGCGTAGAACCGACGGGGGATGCATTCAACGCGATTATTTTGGATGAGCAATCGAAGCGACCTTATAACCCAATGGTAAACGCCGGAGCGATCGCCACCACTAGTTTAATCAAAGGATCTGGCCCTACCGAACGCCTCAACCGGATGCTGGAAATGTTTAAGCGATATATTGGCCGCGATGTGTTCGTTGATATGTCAGTTTTTACCTCAGAACGCAGTACGGGACATCGCAACCGGGCAATGGCGCACCTAATGCTTAACTTTGGGATGATTGATCCCAACATTGAACAAGCACTGGATCTTTATTTTCAGCAGTGTGCTGTACTGGTGAATTGCCAAGACTTAGCAGTAATGGCGGCCACCCTGGCTAACAGAGGTATTAACCCCATCACCAAAGAACGGGCAGTAGATAAGCCTTACATCAAAGATATTTTAAGTGTGATGTATACCTGTGGGATGTACAACTTTGCAGGCGAGTGGGCTTACAAAATTGGTATTCCGGCGAAAAGCGGAATTTGTGGTGGGATTATCGCCGTTGTACCCAATAAGATGGGCATTGGAGTTTTTTCGCCACCGTTGGATGTGCGCGGTAACAGTGTGCGCGGGGTAAAAGTGTGTGAAGAACTTTCCCAACGTTTGGGTTTACATTTATTTGATTGTTCAGGTGAAAACGGGAAATTAGGGAGTGGGGGATGA
- a CDS encoding septal ring lytic transglycosylase RlpA family protein gives MNQRHFWTIVALSVTVLGIPSVGCTQTTNGNALASQKSPASNVVKVGEYKSRAGEQTLDAVITQIHPYNIGGRKAATLYIKNIPVLTFLSSVSDTSVETKKVGAINETEGVQSYALIASNSPSSASIGNVAGASNQINSVDKDPVEIAGIIAAKINQLNRENIDASQITVSWKAGGESRVANLAQTKSLPVEGESGDRYTIKVNGQELVEINQGTRLADSTNNLAQDALQATNRLRRLLGNASPLSEIANMPARQRLSIPKLPQEIAVGTVRVSFKGIASYYGYDGSGNRTASGQRFNPEGMTAAHRSLPFGTQVRVTNTRNGRSVVVRINDRGPFIRGRIIDVSAGAARILGMMGSGIAPVHVEVLGR, from the coding sequence ATGAATCAAAGACATTTCTGGACTATTGTTGCTCTGTCTGTGACTGTTTTGGGGATACCGTCAGTCGGTTGTACTCAAACCACCAACGGGAATGCGCTGGCTTCCCAAAAATCACCTGCCTCTAATGTGGTGAAAGTGGGAGAGTACAAATCAAGAGCAGGGGAACAAACCTTGGATGCTGTGATTACACAAATTCATCCTTACAACATTGGAGGACGTAAGGCTGCAACCCTTTATATCAAAAATATTCCCGTTCTTACGTTTTTAAGTTCTGTATCAGATACAAGTGTTGAGACTAAAAAAGTTGGTGCAATAAACGAAACTGAGGGCGTACAATCATACGCCCTTATTGCTAGCAACTCACCTTCATCGGCGAGTATTGGCAATGTAGCCGGAGCAAGTAATCAGATTAATTCTGTTGACAAAGACCCCGTTGAGATAGCTGGTATAATAGCAGCTAAAATCAACCAGTTAAACCGGGAAAATATAGACGCGAGTCAGATTACCGTAAGTTGGAAAGCAGGGGGCGAATCTAGAGTTGCAAATCTTGCCCAAACCAAGAGCTTACCTGTGGAAGGAGAATCTGGCGATCGCTATACAATCAAAGTTAACGGCCAAGAATTGGTAGAAATCAACCAAGGTACGCGACTAGCAGATAGCACCAACAATCTAGCGCAAGATGCATTGCAAGCAACCAATCGCTTGCGGAGACTACTAGGCAATGCATCGCCCTTAAGCGAGATTGCGAATATGCCAGCGCGTCAGCGACTATCAATACCCAAGCTACCGCAAGAGATTGCCGTCGGCACAGTCCGAGTCAGCTTCAAAGGCATAGCCTCTTATTACGGCTATGACGGTTCTGGCAATCGTACTGCTAGTGGTCAGAGGTTCAATCCAGAAGGAATGACTGCCGCCCATCGCAGCCTACCCTTTGGTACACAAGTCCGTGTGACCAACACTCGCAATGGTCGTTCTGTTGTGGTGCGGATTAATGACCGGGGACCGTTTATTCGGGGTCGAATTATTGACGTGTCTGCTGGTGCGGCTCGGATTTTAGGAATGATGGGCAGTGGCATTGCACCAGTGCATGTTGAGGTGTTGGGAAGATAA